GACCCCTTTGCTATTTACGATATCAATCATTTGGACAAGAAAATTATAACCAGCCTTAAACGGGAATATGAATTGGAGTGTAAGGGGCGTTCAGTAACCGATATGTGGCAAAACGATGAAATGGATAATGAATCGGCAGCGGCGTTTACTCATCTAATGCACTCTCAGGGTTTCGCCTCTGCAGTTAAAGCCGCTTCAGACGGTATTTTCAAACAGGTTGATACCTTACTTGATGCTGGTGCCGGCTCAGGGACTATCGCCCTGGCCTTTTGTGAAACATATCCAAATCGCACTGCTGTACTCTTTGATCTTGCTCCAGTCTGTGAAATTGCCAAGGAGTATGTACAAAAATTTAACAAAACACAGCAAATAACCATTGCAAAGGGGGACCTATTCAGCGCTGAGTGGCCCACGGGCTTTGACGGCCTCTGCTTTAGCAATGTACTACACGACTGGCAAGAAGCTATCTGTGAATCCTTACTGAGTAAGGCCTTCTCTCTACTGCCCAAAGAGGGTTTTATCTTTATTCATGACATGCTCCTAGATGAGAGCCAGCTTACACCGAGCTTATTTAGCTTCCATCTTTTTATGAATCATGGTTCACGGTTATATTCTGAAAAGGAGCTATACCAAATGCTCACTAAAGCCGGCTTTAAAAACCCGCAAAGCCACAAAGCACTCGGCTATTTCTCAGTCATTTCAGCACAAAAGCCCTAGCTGATGTATTCATAACTATGGCCATCCATCCGGCAAGTCAATAAAGAAATGGAAACACGGAGCTCCCCATGACCATCGGACACTTAGATTGGAGCCAGCTGTTACACCATGCCAGATCAATATCTGAACAGGGGGGGCTCAGTGTGCCCCCAAACGCCAACCGGATTGAAGACCTACCTATCAGTGGGCCGAAAGAAATTTTAAAAGTCACCAAAGCCTTGGCAAAAACAGAGGGCGCTATATTAATGTCCAGCGGTGGTACCACAGGAAACCCCAAGCTGGCCTATACTCCCTTCCATCAGGCAACACAGAGACTTCTACAACAGTGGAAACCACTTGGGCCTGGCGATGTACTTCTCAACCTTTTCAACCCCGGCCGCCTATGGGGTGCCCACTACTTTATTCAAACTCTCGCCGAAAAAAGCAGAGCTATCACCGCACCTGTAGGGCCCTTTACTCCCACTGAAACAGGCGCTTGGCTGGAGACATTTCGCAAGATAGAGATTAATGCCCTTGCTGGGGCCCCCACAGGATTGGCGGACTTCGCCCAGGGCATCCTAGATGGCAATTGCAAACTGAACATCAAAACAATTATTTGGATGGCGGAACCCTGGACCGAGAAAAAGTTTAATACGGTGCGTATGACCTTTCCAAATGCCGGCTTCTGGTGTGACTACGGTTCGGTGGAGACCAACAGCATCGCTGTTAACGAGCCCGAGTGTGATCGGGATACTTACCACCTTTTAGCGGATCAATTGATTGAACCCGACGATCACGGGGCCCTACTCACACGTATTGGCGATGGCTGGACAGTACCAGTTATACGCTATCGGTTAGGGGATTTGATTCGGCAAGCCACTTGCCCATGTGGTCAGCCAAATGCATTGCTGATTGAGGGGCGCGCGGACGATGATGTGAGTCTTTGTAGTGCGATTCTTAGCGTTAGGAACATACTTGCTATCGCTAGAGAAGAGGATGGTGT
The DNA window shown above is from Microbulbifer variabilis and carries:
- a CDS encoding acetylserotonin O-methyltransferase; this translates as MYIKAPTSSDTPLWDRLMGNYTFACLKVAAQLDIYGLIDKGYNTSDKISQALQLSSKGVEQYLLILNHLGYIKMELAQYENTELAKNYLDKNSLYYWGEVLLDPFAIYDINHLDKKIITSLKREYELECKGRSVTDMWQNDEMDNESAAAFTHLMHSQGFASAVKAASDGIFKQVDTLLDAGAGSGTIALAFCETYPNRTAVLFDLAPVCEIAKEYVQKFNKTQQITIAKGDLFSAEWPTGFDGLCFSNVLHDWQEAICESLLSKAFSLLPKEGFIFIHDMLLDESQLTPSLFSFHLFMNHGSRLYSEKELYQMLTKAGFKNPQSHKALGYFSVISAQKP
- a CDS encoding AMP-binding protein, translated to MTIGHLDWSQLLHHARSISEQGGLSVPPNANRIEDLPISGPKEILKVTKALAKTEGAILMSSGGTTGNPKLAYTPFHQATQRLLQQWKPLGPGDVLLNLFNPGRLWGAHYFIQTLAEKSRAITAPVGPFTPTETGAWLETFRKIEINALAGAPTGLADFAQGILDGNCKLNIKTIIWMAEPWTEKKFNTVRMTFPNAGFWCDYGSVETNSIAVNEPECDRDTYHLLADQLIEPDDHGALLTRIGDGWTVPVIRYRLGDLIRQATCPCGQPNALLIEGRADDDVSLCSAILSVRNILAIAREEDGVEEAQLILTKSGETRKSASELTLAYTGITEPDIVRKRILVEIHNLASVVQQYPGAFSTKRVERLMRVKRTNKVPPIIQADDINL